Part of the Pseudarthrobacter sp. L1SW genome, TTTTACCGGTGAGATGACCTACCCGCACCAAAGACTCGGAGCTGGAGTTTGCCAAGTTGTCAACAACCACGACTTCGTGGCCAGCTTCCAAAAGGCTCAAGGTCGTGTGTGAACCTATGTATCCGGCACCACCGGTCACCAATATTCTCATGAGTCAAGTCTAGTAGGCAGCAATAGAGTCAGGCTAGGTTGCGTCGGATAATCCCCAATTAGCTGCATGGAACTCCATCTCACGAAGCCGGATCTTCGTTTTTGATGTTACTTCCCCATTCTTCCTACCGAAAGCGGGACAACGCCCTCAAGTGCCGATCTTTACGGGTAACAAAGACTGCGCAACTTGGCAAGCGTAGTTTGATCAACCAGACCTTCGCCGTCTAGCAATGAAAGGCCCGCCAACTTTGCAGATTTTCTCTCCGCGAACCATGAACCCTTTACTGCTTTGAGAACTCTGTGGATGGTGATCCCTAAGCGTCGCGTGACCGGTACATAAGACTGGCGAATGTTATAGCGGCTCCGAATTAACAGGTGCTCAGAGGTATTATATGCCACCTGGTTATGCGTCACCTGCTCTTCATGAAAACGGAACGCCGCAAATGGTTCGGAGACATACTTGAAACTGATTGCAGAATCCTGGCGCAGGCGTAGGAATAAATCCCAGTCCATCCGCATGCGCAATTGACTATCGAATGGAGCAGAACCTAAAACGCTCTTACGGAAGAAAGTCGAAGTACTC contains:
- a CDS encoding glycosyltransferase family 2 protein, whose amino-acid sequence is MANHISVEHVIMDGSSTDGTQNKLAAYGDKIAWCSEDDNGQSDALNKALDRAAGEVVGWLNADDFYLPGALDRVAQEFSADPSLDVLYGDTVLVDGKGKVMRLYKCYDVPDSVLRWRGCTLMSTSTFFRKSVLGSAPFDSQLRMRMDWDLFLRLRQDSAISFKYVSEPFAAFRFHEEQVTHNQVAYNTSEHLLIRSRYNIRQSYVPVTRRLGITIHRVLKAVKGSWFAERKSAKLAGLSLLDGEGLVDQTTLAKLRSLCYP